In Primulina eburnea isolate SZY01 chromosome 5, ASM2296580v1, whole genome shotgun sequence, a single window of DNA contains:
- the LOC140833169 gene encoding uncharacterized protein: protein MASESFVQAAIPRFDGHYDHWSMLMEILLRSKEYWMVVVSRVAEPATNVVLTDAQKAELEGLKLKDLKAKNYLFQAIDRSILETILCKDTAKHIWDSMKKKYQGTARAKRQQLQALRSEFKILRMKSGELVTDYFSRTMAIVNKIRIHGDKTEDVLIVEKILRSLTPKFNFVVRAIEEANDVGLLSIDELQSSLLVHEQKINQQEKEEQALKSLSEFHSTPSKADRGRGRGRGRGRGGRNYNDRGNQQQNHHHQESQFQGRGRGRGGHHPTSYRSKSIDKSNVECFRCHRYGHYKSECQTDLNKQSVGQTNFAEKEEEVSLLMVCHVKEETQQNMWYLDTGCSNHMCGEKEAFSELDESFRSSVKFGDNSKISVMGKGKVTIQTKGNSTHTIANVLLVPDLKTNLLSVGQLQEKGYEILIKDGVCQIQDAKLGLIAQVNMSHFISTTLLIHASQQN from the coding sequence ATGGCTTCCGAAAGTTTTGTACAGGCAGCCATTCCACGCTTTGATGGTCATTATGATCATTGGAGCATGCTCATGGAGATCCTTTTGAGGTCCAAAGAATATTGGATGGTTGTTGTCTCTAGAGTAGCAGAACCAGCAACAAATGTTGTGTTGACAGATGCACAAAAGGCAGAGCTTGAAGGGCTGAAACTAAAGGATCTTAAAGCAAAGAATTATCTCTTCCAAGCTATTGATCGCTCAATCTTGGAAACCATTCTTTGCAAAGACACGGCCAAGCATATTTGGGATTCCATGAAGAAGAAATACCAAGGTACAGCAAGAGCAAAGAGGCAGCAGCTTCAAGCACTTCGTTCGGAGTTCAAAATACTTCGAATGAAATCGGGAGAATTAGTTACAGATTATTTCTCAAGAACGATGGCAATCGTTAACAAGATACGGATCCATGGCGACAAGACTGAAGATGTTCTTATTGTAGAGAAGATTCTTCGATCCTTGACaccaaaatttaattttgttgtCCGTGCTATAGAAGAAGCAAATGATGTTGGTTTACTGTCAATTGACGAATTACAAAGTTCTTTGTTAGTTCATGAGCAAAAAATTAACCAGCAAGAAAAAGAAGAACAAGCATTGAAATCTCTATCAGAATTTCACTCCACACCTAGTAAAGCTGATAGAGGACGGGGAAGAGGAAGAGGAAGAGGTAGAGGAGGAAGAAACTACAATGATCGTGGGAACCAACAAcaaaatcatcatcatcaaGAGAGTCAATTTCAAGGAAGAGGTAGAGGACGTGGAGGCCACCATCCAACATCTTACAGATCAAAGTCAATAGACAAGTCCAATGTTGAATGTTTCAGATGTCATAGGTATGGCCATTATAAATCAGAATGTCAAACTGATTTGAACAAACAAAGTGTAGGTCAAACTAACTTTGcagaaaaagaagaagaggTGTCTCTTTTGATGGTGTGTCATGTGAAGGAAGAAACTCAACAAAACATGTGGTATTTAGACACTGGTTGCAGCAACCACATGTGTGGAGAGAAGGAGGCGTTTTCTGAATTGGATGAATCATTTCGCAGCTCTGTCAAGTTTGGTGACAATTCTAAAATTTCGGTTATGGGAAAAGGAAAGGTAACAATCCAAACCAAAGGAAATTCAACCCACACTATCGCAAATGTTCTTTTGGTGCCAGATTTAAAGACCAACTTGCTTAGTGTGGGACAACTACAAGAAAAAGGATATGAGATTTTGATCAAAGATGGAGTATGTCAAATTCAAGATGCAAAGTTGGGCTTAATTGCTCAAGTTAACATGTCCCACTTTATCTCCACAACACTACTCATTCATGCTTCTCAGCAAAATTAG